The following is a genomic window from Nymphaea colorata isolate Beijing-Zhang1983 chromosome 3, ASM883128v2, whole genome shotgun sequence.
CAAGCCTGACATCCTGCGCATCGCCAACGGCGACCGCTCCCCTATCCTATCTGCTCACCCCATCTCCGAGTTCCTCACCAGGCATGCCTACCCTTTcacttctccttttctcttggTTCTTAGCTCTTTAGGGTTTTGAGCTTCTGTTTCTTGTCTTGGAAACCCGGTAAAAGCCTTTCAAGcgtctttctcttttctattgGGTTTTGTTTTCACAGTTCCGGTACGTCCGCTGGTGAGCGGAAGCTCATGCCTACAATTCAGCAAGATCTTGATCGACGTCAGTTCCTTTACGATCTTCTCATTCCTGTCATGAACAAGTTAgctctctcaccctctcttcCTCGTTCTTCTCTCACATGTATAAGTTTGCATTTGCGTTTATCACCCTTATTCATGAACGTTTTGTACATCCTAATAAACTTCCACTTTGCATGGGATGATATTAATAAAAAGATTAATAAACGGAAGATTCTTTTTGGGATCCGCCTACTTAATTACCTTACTTAATTACCTTCATAACTGGTTATGACGTATTTGAGCCTGTGTACATGCAGAGGCAGGCGGGCACgcgacacacacacacatttatatatatatttatatatatatatttatttatttatttattgatttatttatagggagggaagagagagaaagatgaaatgTTATGAGGAAGATGAAAGTTTGTTCCACCCGTTTCAaggagagatgaagagagattgtgtgtgtgtatgcataaaAGGAAGAGTAAAGTGCATGAATTTCAGCTGATGTTTAGAGAACATGCAGGTTTGTTCCAGGACTAGACAAAGGAAAAGGGCTGTACTTCCTCTTCGTCAAGACCGACACAAAGACACAAGGAGGCCTGTCGGCCCGCCCTGTCCTCACCAGCTATTACAAGAGCGAGCTCTTCAAGGGAAGGAAGTTCAACCCTTACCTGGTCTACACCAGCCCAACGGAGGCCATCCTCTGCTCCGACTCCTTCCAGAGCATGTACTCACAGATGTTCTGTGGCCTCCTGCAGCACCAAGAGGTCCTCCGCGTCGGTGCCGTCTTCGCCTCAGGCCTCCTCCGTGCCATCCGCTTCCTCCAGGTACACTGGCAAGATCTCGCCCTCGACATCGAGAGGGGCACACTCAATGTGAAGATCACGGACCCATCAATCCGAGCCGCGGTAGCCAAGCTAATCAAGCCGGACCCGAACACGGCTAGGTTCGTTCGGGACAACTGCTCGGACCAAAACTGGGAAGGTATCATCACCAAGATCTGGCCTCGAACAAAGTACCTCGACGTGATTGTGACTGGTGCCATGGCTCAGTACATCCCCACACTCAACTACTACGGGGGTGGCCTACCACTGGTCTGCACCATGTATGCCTCCTCAGAGTGCTACTTTGGCCTCAACCTGAACCCACTTTCCCACCCATCTGAGGTCTCCTACACCATCATGCCGAACATGGGCTACTTCGAGTTCCTTCCCCACGACCTGGACCAGCCTCATGAGCAGAGCCACACCGAGCTCCTCGACCTTGCCGACCTTCAACTTGGCAAGGAGTACGAGCTCGTTGTCACCACCTACTCCGGCCTGTACCGCTACCGCGTCGGCGACATCCTCCGAGTCAGCGGCTTCCACAATTCCGCCCCTCAGTTCCACTTTGTTCGAAGGAAGAACGTGGCTCTGAGCATCGACTCGGATAAGACCGACGAGGCCGAGCTGCAGAAGGCGGTCGAGGCGGCGTCGAACCGTCTGATGAAGGACAACCACGCAAGGATCGTGGAGTACACCAGCTATGCCGACACAATAACCATACCGGGTCACTACGTCATATTCTTCGAGCTGGCGTCGGACAAGGGCCCGGATCCGGCACCGGTGCCGGTGGAGGTGATGGAGGAGTGCTGCCTTGCCATGGAGGAAGAGCTCAACTCAGTGTATAGACAAGGGAGGGTGTGCGACCAGTCGATTGGGCCGCTTGAAATAAAAGTGGTGCAGCGCGGCACGTTTGAGGAGCTAATGGAGCATGCCATCTCCAGAGGCGCCTCCATTAACCAGTACAAGGCCCCTAGGTGTGTCACTTTCGCTCCCATCTTGGAAATGCTGGACTCAAGGGTCGTATCCTCCCACTTCAGTCCAGTCCTGCCTCATTGGTCCCCAACTCGTCGCCATTAACAGATTAATaagttaattaattaatagTGGCCTCCCATCTACTGTCCTTCCTTCATTCAGCTCCCTCTCTAGTGCGTGCATCGTGATAATGCTATGCTCAACGTTATATTATAATGTAATACagtttaatttttcttgaataAGAGAAGTGTATGGTTGGCTTGTTCCCCACTCAAAGGTTCCAAAGGATGTGCAGTATTTTATGTCCAGAAGGCGCAAATTTTCAAGTCCAGTTGTCGTTTTCGTGGCGCAACTACTGAagcatttcttattttgtgcCTTTGTGGGGAAATTGACAACACCCTCGCCTGGATTTCTTTCTTGATGCGGAACTCTACAGGCAAACGATTAAAATGCTTCTACTTTTGGCAATCCCCATCAAGCAGAGGGACAAGGACGGAAAGAGATGCTTCTTTCCTGCATAAGAACACATTGCACCGGCATAAGTCGCAGCACGCATATTACATAATGGATGCGCAAAATTTTAATTACTCGTAGCTGACAAAGCCACTTGATTTCTTTTGGGAGTATTTAATACTTGTTTTATTTACGGTAGTATCTGTTCTGCTTGAGAAAAGCTGAAGGTAAGACTAACGTGGGATGCATGAATTTCAGAGCCGCAGTTTGGCGTCCGCTTATATATCGGCATCCGTAGGTTTCCGTCTACCACAAGCTAAGAGAGCATAATGCTCCAATGCGCA
Proteins encoded in this region:
- the LOC116250400 gene encoding probable indole-3-acetic acid-amido synthetase GH3.1 translates to MSASGRDVELLEFIEVATKNPDDVQKSVLAEILSQNARTEYLQQRCDLGGSTDRQTFKAKVPMVTYDDLKPDILRIANGDRSPILSAHPISEFLTSSGTSAGERKLMPTIQQDLDRRQFLYDLLIPVMNKFVPGLDKGKGLYFLFVKTDTKTQGGLSARPVLTSYYKSELFKGRKFNPYLVYTSPTEAILCSDSFQSMYSQMFCGLLQHQEVLRVGAVFASGLLRAIRFLQVHWQDLALDIERGTLNVKITDPSIRAAVAKLIKPDPNTARFVRDNCSDQNWEGIITKIWPRTKYLDVIVTGAMAQYIPTLNYYGGGLPLVCTMYASSECYFGLNLNPLSHPSEVSYTIMPNMGYFEFLPHDLDQPHEQSHTELLDLADLQLGKEYELVVTTYSGLYRYRVGDILRVSGFHNSAPQFHFVRRKNVALSIDSDKTDEAELQKAVEAASNRLMKDNHARIVEYTSYADTITIPGHYVIFFELASDKGPDPAPVPVEVMEECCLAMEEELNSVYRQGRVCDQSIGPLEIKVVQRGTFEELMEHAISRGASINQYKAPRCVTFAPILEMLDSRVVSSHFSPVLPHWSPTRRH